One Rhodoferax ferrireducens T118 DNA segment encodes these proteins:
- a CDS encoding sensor domain-containing protein, translated as MQAELLASEQLLKSTNERLNQQIHLFESMENLAAVGYWTSGADPATLRWSKGMYRLAGLAPGSVMHRSVGRSRIRAEDQEKFAQARRAVDGAIVEYQWEHPDGRMHWHRSRMQHGSGEGGEAIVFGVVQDVTHERAAALALQDRLGFIQNITSRVPGMVFQLRLKTDGRFQFGYVSDLVREIFRGVSPEQIMQDAAGILKLHHPDDVSEFIASIKASARELKPWRHEYRLRFEDGEVRWLLGQATPEREADGTVLWNGLITDITARKQSEERLRESEARFRALTELSSDWYWEQDAQFRFVRLDGSSQTSMRLPEDNYLGVTRWETDAQGVSQAQWAAHRAVLQAHETFHDFEMLCTDAVGCLTWVAISGTPIFDVQGQFKGYRGIGRDISERKRAEEKIERLAFYDVLTDLPNRRLLMDRLQQALVSSAREHGAGALLFIDLDNFKDLNDTQGHDVGDALLQQVAKRLLASVRETDTVARLGGDEFVVMLQGLERTQADAITQVEQVGRKIMAQLNQPYRLGSAEHHSTPSIGVTLFDNQQQTLDDLLKQADLAMYEAKSAGRNTLRFFDPTMQALVTQRTALELELRHGLARDELVLFYQPVVDQDARVVGVEALVRWQHPQRGLVAPLAFIPMAEQTGLILPLGQWVLRVACLQLVSWSAQAATERLTMAVNVSARQFRQPEFVQQVLTMLRQTGANPKRLKMELTESLLLTDTQDAIAKMSELRDVGVRFSLDDFGTGYSSLSYLKLLPLQQLKIDQSFVRDVLTDPNDAAIARTVLALGQSLGLGVVAEGVETVGQRDFLLQHGCTRFQGYLFGKPVPIAQLRLGGAD; from the coding sequence ATGCAGGCCGAGTTGCTGGCCAGTGAGCAGCTTTTGAAATCGACCAATGAGCGGTTGAATCAGCAAATTCATCTGTTTGAGTCGATGGAGAATCTGGCTGCGGTGGGCTACTGGACCTCTGGCGCTGACCCGGCTACTCTGCGCTGGTCCAAGGGCATGTACCGTCTGGCCGGGCTGGCGCCCGGCTCGGTGATGCATCGGTCGGTGGGGCGCAGTCGCATCCGGGCCGAGGACCAGGAGAAATTTGCCCAAGCCAGGCGTGCGGTTGATGGCGCGATCGTGGAGTATCAATGGGAGCATCCGGATGGCCGCATGCATTGGCATCGTTCGCGCATGCAACATGGGTCGGGCGAGGGCGGCGAAGCGATCGTTTTCGGCGTGGTGCAGGACGTCACGCACGAACGGGCCGCGGCCCTGGCGTTGCAGGACCGGCTCGGCTTTATTCAAAACATCACCAGCCGGGTGCCCGGTATGGTGTTTCAGTTGCGGCTCAAGACCGATGGCAGATTTCAGTTTGGCTACGTCAGCGACCTGGTGCGAGAGATTTTCCGGGGGGTGTCGCCAGAACAAATCATGCAGGATGCGGCGGGCATCCTGAAGCTGCACCACCCCGATGACGTGTCAGAATTTATTGCCTCCATCAAGGCTTCTGCGCGGGAGCTTAAGCCCTGGCGCCATGAATATCGCCTGCGCTTTGAGGACGGCGAGGTCCGTTGGTTGCTGGGCCAGGCCACGCCTGAGCGCGAGGCGGATGGCACGGTGCTGTGGAATGGCTTGATCACCGATATCACCGCGCGCAAGCAGTCCGAGGAGCGCTTGCGTGAAAGTGAAGCCCGTTTTCGGGCCTTGACCGAACTCTCGTCGGACTGGTATTGGGAGCAGGACGCACAATTTCGTTTTGTTCGACTCGATGGCAGCTCGCAGACCAGCATGCGCTTGCCTGAGGACAACTATCTTGGCGTCACACGCTGGGAAACCGATGCGCAGGGCGTCAGCCAGGCGCAGTGGGCAGCACACCGGGCGGTGTTGCAGGCGCATGAAACCTTTCACGATTTCGAGATGCTGTGCACCGACGCGGTCGGCTGCCTGACTTGGGTGGCCATCAGTGGCACGCCAATTTTTGATGTGCAGGGCCAGTTCAAGGGCTACCGGGGCATTGGGCGCGACATTTCCGAGCGCAAACGGGCCGAAGAAAAGATTGAGCGGCTGGCGTTTTATGACGTGCTGACCGATCTGCCCAATCGCCGTTTGCTGATGGACCGCCTGCAGCAGGCGCTGGTGAGCAGCGCGCGCGAACACGGCGCCGGCGCGCTGCTGTTTATCGATCTGGACAACTTCAAGGACCTCAACGACACACAGGGCCACGATGTGGGCGACGCGCTCTTGCAGCAGGTGGCAAAACGTTTGCTGGCCAGTGTGCGCGAGACCGATACGGTGGCGCGACTCGGTGGCGACGAGTTTGTGGTGATGTTGCAGGGCCTGGAGCGCACCCAGGCTGATGCCATCACGCAAGTCGAGCAGGTGGGACGCAAAATCATGGCTCAGCTCAACCAGCCTTACCGGCTGGGCAGCGCGGAGCACCACAGCACGCCCAGCATCGGCGTCACCTTGTTTGACAACCAGCAGCAGACCCTGGACGACCTGTTGAAACAGGCCGATCTGGCGATGTACGAGGCCAAGTCTGCGGGGCGCAACACGCTGCGCTTTTTCGACCCGACCATGCAGGCGCTGGTGACGCAGCGCACGGCACTGGAGCTGGAACTGCGCCACGGCCTGGCGCGTGACGAACTGGTGTTGTTCTACCAGCCGGTGGTTGATCAGGATGCGCGCGTGGTCGGCGTTGAGGCGCTGGTGCGCTGGCAGCATCCGCAGCGCGGCCTTGTTGCCCCGCTGGCATTCATCCCGATGGCGGAGCAAACCGGGCTGATCCTGCCGCTGGGGCAGTGGGTGTTGCGGGTGGCCTGCCTACAGCTGGTGAGCTGGTCGGCGCAGGCGGCTACCGAACGCCTGACCATGGCGGTGAATGTGAGTGCGCGCCAGTTCCGCCAGCCGGAGTTTGTGCAGCAGGTGCTGACCATGTTGCGCCAGACCGGCGCCAACCCGAAACGTCTGAAAATGGAACTGACCGAGAGCCTGTTGCTCACCGATACCCAGGACGCCATCGCAAAAATGAGCGAGCTGCGCGACGTCGGTGTGCGCTTCTCGCTCGATGACTTTGGCACCGGTTATTCGTCGCTGTCTTACCTCAAGCTGTTGCCGCTGCAACAACTCAAGATTGATCAGTCGTTTGTGCGCGATGTGCTGACCGACCCGAACGATGCCGCCATCGCGCGCACCGTGCTGGCCCTGGGTCAGAGCCTGGGGCTGGGGGTAGTGGCCGAAGGTGTGGAGACGGTTGGCCAGCGTGATTTTTTATTGCAACACGGCTGCACCCGGTTTCAGGGTTATTTGTTTGGCAAGCCGGTGCCCATAGCTCAATTGAGGCTGGGGGGCGCTGATTAG
- a CDS encoding UvrD-helicase domain-containing protein: MPDSQPAPAYEHNGQLISAEAFYAIACDPRRSVAVEACAGAGKTWMLVSRIVRALLDGVDASSGELRVQPHEILAITFTKRAASEMRERLYQWLAEFAVADRATLLKELTLRGVLDKNELHPPSVLPEQLSKLYQNILRSGRQVQVRTFHSWFAALLRSAPLAVLQQMELPANYQLLEDDTPAKALVWRRFYAALLRPKPAQVGGAELRGDAPDESCGFTLQFDYEAVVFDYGRAQTDKALQTALDKRTEFTLADAQGVVLRSVLPFGTQFPEFAGLGTPDDFLRDQPQRWQILLDAAAALGRASAKTFAAKGVELEMALSSGDLSAAFAALLTDKDAPRKFSEKIAGIEAVREAQDLVLRVVAARLQHAAWTYQQRMARLTRALLKEFAALKREHGWVDMNDVERAALVMLSDPVLCGWVQERLDARIKHLLIDEFQDTNPLQWQALKSWLSGYAGTGGGASGGAGATAPRVFIVGDPKQSIYRFRRAEPQVFKAAKAFVRDGLNGDLLSCDHTRRNATGVIAVVNAVMTQAVQADGYEGFRAHTTSASELGLVCKLPPIARPERLAGAASSGDETEGGGTASAGWRDSLDTPRELPEETLRTLEARQAAHWIAQQLASAETPDTEGRGLQAADVMVLSRKRAGLLPLQLELRKLHIAAQIGEKTNLIDCCEVQDLVALLDVLVSPRHDLSLARVLKSPLFDMTDAALVQLAQAVRAQSQPPADGSWFDVLQKSELSTQDGRGLAACLMRWKGWLDQWPPHDALQAIYFDGDVLARFAAAAPASQRDAVLANLTALLGMSLQLDGGRFSTPYAFVRALKGGGVLAPAAVNPQAVRLLTVHGAKGLEAQVVLLLDTDTPERNADTMGVLIDWPGEAAWPSKFVFLASESQPPACAVPTLEAERLERQREELNALYVALTRARRTLAISSIAPYRSAERSWWQRLSDLAQPAVPAGAAALAAPLPDAVTVADAVFYIKELPLAPVEYRQVAIKSEANLGGSRGGDDANADADALSARLGKAMHRLLEWGDATPANTAACAREFALTPEQGAQAAAMAARILQGEGAWAWDNTRLAWQGNEIELLYQGQCLRLDRLVQRTDAQHAGHWWVLDYKSAPAPHEQAELLAQLRDYRAAVQAIYPDAVVKAAFLTAHGALIEVNEVNWNSA; encoded by the coding sequence ATGCCTGACTCTCAACCCGCCCCAGCCTACGAGCACAACGGCCAGCTCATCAGCGCCGAGGCTTTCTACGCCATCGCCTGCGACCCGCGCCGCAGTGTCGCGGTGGAGGCTTGCGCCGGTGCCGGCAAGACCTGGATGCTGGTGTCGCGCATCGTGCGCGCTTTGCTTGATGGGGTGGATGCATCGAGTGGCGAGTTGCGGGTGCAGCCGCACGAGATTCTGGCCATCACCTTCACCAAGCGGGCGGCCAGCGAGATGCGCGAGCGGCTGTATCAATGGCTGGCAGAGTTTGCCGTGGCCGATCGCGCCACCCTGCTCAAGGAGCTGACGCTGCGTGGCGTTTTGGATAAAAATGAGCTCCATCCCCCGTCCGTGCTGCCTGAGCAGCTATCAAAGTTGTATCAGAATATCTTGCGCAGCGGGCGCCAGGTGCAGGTGCGCACTTTCCACAGCTGGTTTGCTGCCTTGCTGCGCAGTGCGCCGCTGGCGGTTTTGCAGCAGATGGAGCTGCCTGCCAACTACCAGTTGCTGGAGGACGATACCCCGGCCAAAGCCCTGGTCTGGCGGCGTTTTTATGCCGCGCTGCTGCGGCCAAAGCCAGCGCAGGTCGGCGGCGCCGAGTTGCGTGGTGACGCGCCTGATGAATCATGTGGTTTCACCCTGCAGTTTGATTACGAGGCGGTGGTGTTTGACTACGGCCGCGCGCAGACCGACAAAGCCCTGCAAACCGCGCTCGACAAGCGCACCGAATTTACCCTGGCCGATGCGCAAGGCGTGGTGCTGCGCTCGGTGTTGCCGTTTGGCACGCAATTCCCCGAGTTTGCCGGCTTGGGCACGCCCGATGATTTTTTGCGCGACCAGCCGCAGCGCTGGCAAATCCTGCTCGACGCCGCCGCCGCCTTGGGCCGTGCCAGTGCCAAGACGTTTGCTGCCAAAGGGGTGGAGCTTGAAATGGCGCTCTCAAGCGGTGACCTGTCGGCCGCGTTTGCCGCCTTGCTGACCGACAAGGACGCGCCGCGCAAGTTCAGCGAGAAGATCGCCGGTATTGAGGCCGTGCGTGAGGCCCAGGACCTGGTGCTGCGCGTGGTGGCGGCCCGCTTGCAACACGCGGCCTGGACTTACCAGCAACGCATGGCGCGCCTGACCCGGGCGCTGCTCAAGGAGTTCGCGGCCCTCAAACGGGAGCACGGCTGGGTTGACATGAACGATGTGGAGCGCGCCGCGCTGGTGATGCTCAGTGACCCGGTGCTCTGCGGCTGGGTGCAGGAGCGGCTCGATGCGCGCATCAAACACCTGCTGATCGACGAGTTTCAGGACACCAACCCGCTGCAGTGGCAGGCGCTCAAGTCCTGGCTCAGTGGCTACGCGGGCACGGGCGGGGGCGCAAGCGGTGGCGCTGGCGCCACGGCGCCCCGAGTGTTCATCGTGGGTGACCCCAAGCAGAGCATTTACCGCTTTCGCCGGGCCGAGCCGCAAGTGTTCAAGGCGGCCAAAGCCTTTGTGCGCGACGGTTTGAACGGCGATCTGCTCAGTTGCGACCACACCCGGCGCAACGCCACCGGGGTCATCGCCGTCGTGAACGCCGTCATGACGCAGGCGGTGCAGGCCGATGGCTACGAGGGGTTCAGAGCGCATACCACCAGCGCCTCCGAGCTGGGACTGGTTTGCAAGCTGCCGCCGATTGCCAGGCCAGAGCGTCTGGCGGGGGCCGCATCCAGCGGCGATGAGACCGAAGGGGGCGGGACGGCCAGCGCCGGCTGGCGCGACAGCCTGGATACGCCGCGCGAGCTGCCGGAGGAAACCCTGCGCACCCTGGAGGCGCGCCAAGCGGCGCACTGGATTGCGCAGCAGTTGGCCAGCGCCGAGACGCCCGATACCGAGGGGCGCGGCCTGCAGGCCGCTGACGTGATGGTGCTGTCACGCAAGCGCGCGGGCTTGCTGCCCTTGCAGTTGGAGTTGCGCAAGTTGCACATCGCGGCCCAGATTGGCGAAAAAACCAATCTCATTGACTGCTGCGAAGTGCAGGACCTGGTGGCCCTGCTGGACGTGCTGGTGTCGCCCCGGCATGACCTGTCGCTGGCGCGGGTGCTCAAGTCGCCTTTGTTTGACATGACCGACGCTGCGCTGGTGCAGCTGGCGCAAGCGGTGCGGGCGCAGTCGCAGCCGCCCGCCGATGGGTCATGGTTTGACGTGCTGCAAAAATCAGAGCTGTCGACGCAGGACGGACGGGGGCTAGCGGCTTGTTTGATGCGATGGAAAGGCTGGCTGGATCAATGGCCGCCGCACGATGCGCTGCAGGCCATTTACTTTGACGGCGACGTGCTGGCCCGCTTTGCGGCGGCAGCACCGGCCAGCCAGCGCGACGCCGTACTGGCCAACCTGACAGCCTTGCTGGGGATGTCGCTGCAGCTCGACGGCGGACGTTTTTCGACCCCTTATGCGTTTGTGCGCGCCCTTAAAGGTGGTGGCGTGCTGGCGCCTGCCGCCGTCAACCCGCAGGCGGTTCGCCTGCTCACTGTGCACGGCGCCAAAGGGCTGGAGGCGCAGGTCGTGCTCTTGCTTGACACCGACACGCCCGAGCGCAACGCCGACACCATGGGTGTGCTGATTGACTGGCCGGGGGAGGCCGCGTGGCCGAGCAAATTTGTGTTTTTGGCCAGTGAGAGCCAACCGCCCGCCTGCGCCGTGCCCACGCTGGAGGCCGAGCGGCTGGAGCGCCAGCGCGAAGAACTTAATGCCCTGTACGTCGCGCTGACGCGGGCGCGCCGCACGCTGGCTATTTCCAGCATCGCACCCTACCGCAGCGCGGAGCGCAGCTGGTGGCAGCGCCTGAGCGACCTGGCCCAGCCGGCGGTGCCCGCAGGTGCAGCCGCCTTGGCGGCGCCGCTTCCCGATGCGGTGACCGTGGCGGATGCTGTGTTTTATATCAAAGAACTGCCTTTAGCCCCCGTAGAATATAGGCAAGTAGCTATAAAAAGTGAAGCAAATTTGGGCGGAAGTCGCGGTGGTGATGACGCTAACGCTGACGCTGACGCGCTCAGCGCCCGCCTGGGCAAGGCCATGCACCGGCTGCTGGAATGGGGCGACGCGACGCCAGCCAATACGGCCGCCTGTGCGCGTGAATTTGCACTCACGCCCGAGCAGGGCGCACAAGCCGCCGCCATGGCCGCGCGTATCCTGCAAGGCGAGGGCGCCTGGGCCTGGGACAATACAAGGCTGGCTTGGCAGGGCAATGAGATTGAGTTGCTGTACCAGGGCCAATGCCTGCGCCTGGATCGCCTGGTGCAGCGCACGGACGCACAGCACGCGGGCCATTGGTGGGTGCTGGACTACAAGTCGGCCCCGGCGCCCCACGAACAAGCGGAGCTGCTGGCGCAGCTGCGCGACTACCGGGCGGCCGTGCAGGCCATTTATCCGGATGCGGTGGTCAAGGCCGCATTTTTGACCGCGCACGGCGCGTTGATCGAAGTGAATGAAGTGAATTGGAACAGTGCATGA
- a CDS encoding TIGR03862 family flavoprotein: MKKVIVVGGGPAGLMAADVLSAAGIEVHVYDAMPSVGRKFLLAGKGGLNLTHAEPAAIFASRYGARRTQIEALLRGFDATQVRAWAKGLGVDTFVGSSGMVFPVDMKAAPLLRAWLHRLRHPVAGPGVQFHMRQRWTGWATEQASTTLKFDGPGGPSQAQADAVVLALGGGSWARLGSNGAWVPWLQARGVAVAPLLPANCGFDVAASPARQAQPAGGDVTTPGETRREFLQELIGQSPVAPPGWSTYFASRFAGQPFKSVAIEFTNSQGVNFRRKGEFVATATGVEGSLIYAASSLLRDEIIKQGHATFYLDLLPDRTPEQVLAEVTHPRGSRSLSSHLKSRLHIDGIKAALLHERLSKEQVNDPAALAGAIKALPITLAAARPLDEAISSAGGVLFEVMDQHLMLKQLPGVFCAGEMLDWEAPTGGYLLTACFASGHQAGAGVLAYLGVK, translated from the coding sequence ATGAAAAAAGTGATTGTGGTCGGGGGCGGCCCCGCCGGTTTGATGGCCGCTGACGTGTTGTCGGCGGCCGGGATTGAGGTGCATGTGTATGACGCCATGCCGTCGGTGGGGCGCAAGTTTTTGCTCGCGGGTAAGGGCGGCTTGAACCTGACACACGCCGAGCCGGCCGCTATTTTTGCCTCCCGCTATGGCGCGCGGCGCACGCAGATTGAGGCCTTGCTGCGGGGTTTTGATGCCACGCAGGTGCGCGCCTGGGCCAAGGGCCTGGGGGTAGACACTTTTGTCGGCAGCTCGGGGATGGTGTTTCCGGTGGACATGAAGGCCGCCCCGCTGCTGCGCGCCTGGCTGCACCGCCTGCGCCATCCGGTGGCCGGGCCGGGCGTGCAGTTTCACATGCGCCAGCGCTGGACCGGCTGGGCCACTGAGCAGGCGAGCACCACACTCAAATTTGACGGCCCTGGCGGACCGAGCCAAGCGCAAGCCGATGCCGTGGTGCTGGCCCTGGGCGGCGGCAGTTGGGCCAGGCTCGGCTCCAACGGCGCCTGGGTGCCGTGGCTGCAGGCCCGCGGCGTGGCGGTGGCGCCGCTGCTGCCCGCCAATTGCGGCTTTGATGTGGCCGCCAGCCCGGCCCGTCAGGCGCAGCCAGCTGGCGGGGATGTCACCACGCCGGGTGAAACCCGCCGCGAATTTCTGCAGGAACTGATCGGCCAAAGCCCAGTAGCGCCACCCGGCTGGAGCACCTATTTCGCCAGCCGATTCGCCGGTCAGCCGTTCAAGTCGGTGGCGATTGAGTTCACGAACTCGCAGGGTGTCAACTTCCGGCGCAAAGGCGAGTTTGTCGCCACCGCCACCGGGGTCGAGGGCAGCCTGATCTACGCGGCGTCCAGCCTGTTGCGTGACGAGATCATCAAGCAGGGCCACGCGACGTTCTATCTTGATTTGCTGCCCGACCGCACGCCCGAGCAGGTGCTGGCCGAGGTGACTCACCCGCGCGGCTCGCGCTCGCTCTCGAGCCACCTGAAAAGCCGCTTGCACATTGACGGGATCAAGGCCGCCTTGCTACACGAGCGCTTGAGCAAGGAGCAGGTCAATGACCCCGCCGCACTGGCTGGCGCCATCAAGGCCCTGCCCATCACGCTGGCGGCGGCGCGCCCGCTCGACGAAGCCATCAGCAGCGCCGGTGGCGTGCTGTTTGAGGTGATGGATCAACACCTGATGCTCAAGCAACTGCCCGGCGTGTTTTGCGCCGGTGAGATGCTGGACTGGGAGGCCCCGACCGGGGGCTACCTGCTGACCGCCTGCTTTGCCAGCGGGCATCAGGCCGGCGCTGGGGTGCTGGCGTATCTGGGAGTCAAATAG
- a CDS encoding c-type cytochrome — MRCTFRSGLVGSLMGLLVFSLSPAAFAAPPVAAATPSKAQAIVDAATHDAYKKAAFVKTGQRVAEVCASCHGLKGTSTTPDVPNMAAQNVNYVYEQLRKFSTGERSEGSHSKFMRGLTRAMSEDEKAAVADFYAQQSSIASRAPGAAAATGKAIYNTRCLKCHGDDGAGAESLPLIAGQQPGYLSMSLERYRKQTGTRLFAAMTKVMHGMTDQDMVALVDYVSSMH; from the coding sequence ATGCGCTGCACATTTCGATCCGGTCTGGTTGGCTCACTGATGGGCTTGCTCGTGTTTTCCCTGTCACCCGCGGCGTTCGCTGCGCCGCCGGTCGCTGCCGCAACGCCGTCCAAAGCCCAGGCGATTGTTGATGCGGCGACGCACGACGCTTACAAAAAGGCGGCTTTTGTGAAGACGGGTCAGCGTGTGGCGGAAGTTTGTGCCAGTTGCCACGGCCTCAAAGGCACCAGCACGACACCGGATGTGCCCAATATGGCGGCGCAAAATGTGAACTATGTCTATGAGCAGTTGCGCAAGTTCAGCACAGGTGAGCGCAGCGAAGGCTCACATTCCAAATTCATGCGCGGCCTGACCCGGGCGATGAGCGAGGATGAAAAGGCGGCGGTGGCTGACTTCTATGCCCAGCAGAGCTCGATTGCATCGCGCGCCCCAGGGGCGGCGGCGGCAACAGGCAAGGCGATCTATAACACGCGCTGCCTGAAATGCCACGGCGACGATGGAGCCGGTGCCGAATCGCTGCCTCTTATTGCCGGTCAACAACCTGGTTACCTCAGTATGTCTCTGGAGCGTTATCGCAAGCAGACCGGTACCCGCCTGTTTGCGGCGATGACCAAAGTCATGCATGGAATGACTGATCAGGACATGGTGGCGCTGGTTGACTATGTTTCCAGCATGCATTGA